The following are encoded together in the Oreochromis niloticus isolate F11D_XX linkage group LG12, O_niloticus_UMD_NMBU, whole genome shotgun sequence genome:
- the mapkapk5 gene encoding MAP kinase-activated protein kinase 5, protein MSEDNNADKFIKETSILDEYNINWTQKLGAGISGPVRVCVKKSTQERLALKILIDRPKARNEVRLHMMCANHPNIVQILEVYANSVQFPHESSPRARLLIVMEMMEGGELFHRISQHRHFTEKMASQVTKQISQALEHCHSLNIAHRDLKPENLLFKDNSLDAPVKLCDFGFAKIDQGDLMTPQFTPYYVAPQVLEAQRRHQKEKSGIIPTSPTPYTYNKSCDLWSLGVIIYVMLCGYPPFYSKHHSRTIPKDMRKKIMTGSFDFPEDEWSQISEMAKDIVRKLLKVKPEERLTIEGVLAHPWLNCTEALDNVLPSAQMMMDKAVVAGIQQAHAEQLANMRIQDLNVSLKPLNSVNNPILRKRKLLGPKPSDSFFIHDPENGGEDSNVALEKLRDVIAQCILPQAGENEDEKLNEVMYEAWRFNRDCKLLRDGLQGLTWDGRAFSDKVDRLKLAEIVKQAIEEKTNLQESH, encoded by the exons aGTTTGTGTGAAGAAGTCAACTCAGGAACGCCTGGCCCTGAAGATCCTTATTGATCGCCCCAAGGCCAGAAATGAG GTGCGTCTCCATATGATGTGTGCCAACCACCCAAACATAGTGCAAATCCTGGAAGTTTATGCCAACAGTGTTCAATTCCCACATGAATCCAGCCCAAG AGCGAGGCTCCTGATTGTTATGGAAATGATGGAGGGTGGCGAGCTGTTCCACAGAATCAGTCAGCACAGGCACTTTACTGAAAAGATGGCCAGTCAGGTCACCAAACAG ATCAGCCAAGCGTTGGAGCATTGTCACTCTCTCAATATTGCACATCGTGACCTGAAGCCAGAGAACCTTCTCTTCAAAGATAACTCTCTG GATGCACCTGTGAAGCTGTGTGACTTTGGCTTTGCCAAAATCGACCAAGGAGACTTGATGACCCCTCAGTTTACTCCTTACTACGTAGCAcctcag GTACTTGAGGCTCAAAGAAGGCATCAGAAGGAAAAGTCTGGAATTATACCTACCTCACCCACTCCTTACACCTATAACAAG AGCTGTGACTTGTGGTCTCTTGGTGTGATTATCTACGTAATGCTGTGTGGCTACCCTCCGTTCTACTCCAAGCATCACAGTCGCACCATCCCAAAGGACATGAGGAAGAAGATTATGACCGGCAGCTTTGACTTTCCCGAAGACGAGTGGAGCCAGATCTCTGAGATGGCCAAGGACATTGTACGCAA GCTGCTGAAGGTGAAGCCAGAGGAGAGGCTGACAATCGAGGGAGTCTTGGCTCATCCTTGGCTTAACTGCACCGAGGCCCTTGACAACGTGCTGCCCTCGGCACAGATGATGATGGATAAG GCGGTAGTTGCAGGGATCCAGCAGGCCCACGCAGAGCAGCTGGCCAACATGAGAATTCAGGATCTGAATGTCAGCCTGAAGCCCCTAAACTCTGTCAACAACCCAATCCTCAGGAAGCGGAAACTTCTAGG CCCCAAGCCCAGTGACAGTTTCTTCATTCACGACCCAGAAAACGGAGGGGAAGACTCCAACGTAGCACTGGAAAAATTACGAGATGTCATTGCACAGTGTATACTACCACAAGCTG GAGAGAACGAGGATGAGAAGCTGAATGAGGTGATGTATGAAGCCTGGAGGTTCAACAGAGACTGTAAGCTGCTGAGGGATGGCCTGCAGGGGCTCACCTGGGACG GACGAGCCTTCTCCGATAAAGTCGACCGCTTGAAGTTGGCTGAAATAGTGAAACAGGCCATCGAAGAGAAGACAAATCTCCAAGAATCTCATTAG